The Rhodoferax sediminis genome has a segment encoding these proteins:
- the argE gene encoding acetylornithine deacetylase yields MISTHALALAQTLVRMNTVSRNSNLALIHFIRDQLQQLGVKSRLTYNADKTKANLFATLGEGKPAGVILSGHTDTVPWDGQDWTLDPLGAVVKDGRLYGRGSADMKSFIAIALANAQVLLESAAPFAIHFAFSYDEEVGCFGVRELIADMKDAGVKPLACIIGEPTSMVPAIAHKGVYRYKCCVRGKEAHSSLTPQSVNAIEMAARLVGKLRDMAEGFERHEPRYEGFDVPFSTASVGQFHGGIADNVVPRDAEFRYEFRDLPTADANIMQKEVLAHTLSLQSAMKSVAPEAGFSFETICEVPSFLGSAQDPVTRLALRLSGEPRTTLVAFGTEAGIFKNSGIPTVVCGPGSINQAHQSDEYVSLEQLARCEAFMQGLAASPALA; encoded by the coding sequence ATGATTTCAACCCACGCCCTGGCACTCGCGCAAACGCTGGTGCGCATGAACACCGTCAGCCGCAACTCGAATCTGGCGCTGATTCATTTCATCCGCGATCAGCTGCAGCAACTGGGCGTCAAGAGCCGTCTGACCTACAACGCCGACAAAACCAAGGCCAATTTGTTCGCGACCCTGGGCGAGGGCAAGCCGGCTGGCGTGATCCTGTCCGGCCATACCGACACCGTGCCGTGGGACGGGCAGGACTGGACACTCGATCCGCTGGGCGCCGTCGTCAAAGACGGGCGGCTGTACGGCCGCGGCAGTGCCGACATGAAAAGTTTCATCGCCATCGCGCTGGCCAACGCCCAGGTTTTGCTGGAGAGTGCGGCGCCGTTTGCGATTCACTTTGCGTTCAGCTACGACGAGGAAGTCGGCTGCTTCGGCGTGCGCGAATTGATCGCCGACATGAAGGACGCCGGCGTCAAACCGCTGGCCTGCATCATCGGCGAGCCCACCAGCATGGTGCCGGCCATCGCGCACAAGGGCGTGTACCGCTACAAATGCTGCGTGCGCGGCAAGGAGGCGCATTCGTCGCTGACGCCGCAGTCGGTGAACGCGATCGAGATGGCGGCGCGCCTGGTCGGCAAGCTGCGCGACATGGCCGAAGGGTTCGAGCGCCACGAGCCGCGCTACGAGGGCTTTGACGTGCCGTTCAGTACCGCCAGCGTGGGCCAGTTCCACGGCGGCATCGCCGACAACGTGGTGCCGCGCGACGCCGAGTTCCGCTACGAATTCCGCGACCTGCCGACCGCCGATGCAAATATCATGCAAAAAGAGGTGCTAGCCCATACCCTGTCTCTGCAGTCAGCTATGAAAAGCGTAGCGCCCGAGGCCGGCTTCAGTTTCGAGACGATTTGCGAAGTCCCGAGTTTTCTGGGCTCAGCGCAGGACCCCGTGACGCGGCTCGCGCTGCGCCTGTCGGGCGAGCCGCGCACCACGCTGGTGGCGTTCGGCACGGAAGCGGGTATTTTCAAGAACTCGGGTATTCCCACCGTGGTGTGCGGCCCGGGCAGCATCAACCAGGCGCATCAGAGCGACGAATACGTGAGCCTGGAGCAGCTGGCGCGCTGCGAGGCCTTCATGCAGGGGCTGGCCGCCTCGCCCGCGCTGGCCTGA
- a CDS encoding polyhydroxyalkanoic acid system family protein, whose protein sequence is MADIHIQREHALGLPAARKIAFKWAEQVEQEFGMECTYKEGRTSDEVCFTRSGVNGSLKVSRDRFELDARLGFLLGTFKGRIESEIVKNLDALLATKPAAKKLAAKKRAQKT, encoded by the coding sequence GTGGCTGACATTCATATTCAACGAGAGCATGCCCTCGGGTTGCCCGCCGCGCGCAAGATCGCTTTCAAATGGGCCGAGCAGGTTGAACAGGAATTCGGCATGGAATGCACCTATAAGGAGGGCCGCACCAGCGACGAGGTGTGCTTTACCCGCAGCGGGGTCAATGGCTCGCTCAAGGTCAGCCGGGACCGCTTCGAACTCGATGCCCGGCTCGGTTTTCTGCTGGGCACGTTCAAGGGCAGGATCGAGAGCGAGATCGTGAAAAACCTCGATGCGCTGCTGGCCACCAAACCGGCTGCCAAAAAGCTGGCCGCCAAAAAAAGGGCCCAAAAGACATGA
- a CDS encoding ABC transporter substrate-binding protein: protein MTDPKLNRRRFSVLSGAALLANFNSARAQGDKIILGQSAAFTGPAAQLGIQFYQGAKLHFDQLNAQGGVANRQIEIRTLDDGYEPDRCVANTRKLIDEDVLALFGYVGTPTSLAALPLFTKARMPFFAPFSGSMGLRQPFNRYAFHVRASYNDETALIVKQLTYLGLKKIGVFYQNDAYGQAGLSGVTLALASQKLQPVARATVERNSVDVAAAVKTLVAAAPNAIVQIGAYKGCAAFIRAARKAGYGGTFYNVSFVGTQALADELGKDGAGVVVSQVVPSPYTASRPISREFAEAIKRGGGKVQANFSSMEGYLAARVFSDGLRNARGPSREALIAGLESLGGRSYGGFDVTFDASDHAASHFVELSMLTGDGHVRT from the coding sequence ATGACCGATCCAAAACTCAATCGCCGGCGCTTTTCGGTGCTGTCCGGCGCGGCCTTGCTGGCCAACTTCAATAGCGCACGCGCGCAGGGCGACAAGATCATTCTGGGCCAGTCGGCCGCCTTCACCGGGCCGGCGGCCCAGTTGGGCATCCAGTTCTACCAGGGTGCCAAGCTGCATTTCGACCAGCTCAACGCGCAGGGCGGCGTGGCCAACCGCCAGATCGAGATCCGCACGCTCGACGATGGCTACGAGCCCGACCGCTGCGTGGCAAATACGCGCAAGCTGATCGACGAGGACGTGCTGGCCCTGTTCGGCTACGTCGGCACGCCCACCAGCCTGGCCGCGCTACCGCTGTTCACCAAGGCCAGGATGCCGTTCTTTGCGCCGTTCAGCGGCTCGATGGGCTTGCGCCAGCCGTTCAACCGCTACGCGTTTCACGTGCGCGCCTCGTACAACGACGAGACCGCGCTGATCGTGAAACAGCTCACGTACCTCGGACTCAAGAAAATCGGGGTGTTCTACCAGAACGATGCCTACGGCCAGGCCGGGCTGAGCGGCGTGACGCTGGCGCTGGCCAGCCAGAAGCTGCAGCCGGTGGCCCGCGCCACGGTGGAGCGCAATTCGGTCGATGTGGCCGCCGCCGTGAAAACCCTGGTGGCCGCGGCGCCCAATGCCATCGTGCAGATCGGCGCCTACAAGGGCTGCGCGGCCTTCATCCGGGCCGCGCGCAAGGCCGGCTACGGCGGCACCTTCTACAACGTGTCGTTCGTCGGCACCCAGGCGCTGGCCGATGAGCTCGGCAAGGACGGCGCCGGCGTGGTCGTGTCCCAGGTGGTGCCGTCGCCGTACACCGCATCGCGCCCGATCTCGCGGGAATTTGCGGAGGCGATCAAAAGGGGCGGCGGCAAGGTGCAGGCCAACTTCTCCAGCATGGAAGGCTATCTGGCCGCGCGGGTGTTCAGCGACGGCCTGCGCAATGCGCGCGGCCCGAGCCGCGAGGCGCTGATCGCCGGCCTGGAGTCGCTGGGCGGGCGCTCCTATGGGGGCTTCGACGTGACGTTCGACGCCAGCGACCATGCGGCGTCCCATTTTGTCGAGCTCTCGATGCTGACCGGCGACGGCCACGTGCGGACCTGA
- a CDS encoding aminopeptidase, which yields MAGVAGFVVIVAAALSLSGCADLGYYWQSVGGHISLMEAARPVNDWLADSHTPEKLKERLALSQRIRRFAVTELDEPDNASYHRYADLHRSAAVWNVVAAPEFSLTLKTWCFPVAGCVGYRGYFNEAAARREAARLKAQGLEVSVYGVPAYSTLGWMNWAGGDPLLSTFINYPEGELARIIFHELAHQVLYVPGDTVFNESYATAVERLGSARWLAERASPAARDEYARFDARRRQFRALTQATRRQLAAIYKENEAAALDKSKLVAMKNRALQEFRDSYAKLKASWGGYAGYDAWVAGANNASFGAQAAYDELVPAFEALFARGGGNWPRFYDAVKRLAALPKDERIKALEPNGPLHGESSGG from the coding sequence ATGGCAGGGGTTGCGGGGTTTGTGGTCATCGTGGCGGCGGCACTGAGCCTATCGGGCTGCGCCGACCTGGGCTACTACTGGCAGTCGGTCGGCGGTCATATCAGCCTGATGGAGGCGGCCCGTCCGGTGAACGACTGGCTGGCCGACAGCCACACGCCGGAAAAGCTCAAGGAGCGGCTTGCCTTAAGCCAGCGCATCCGCCGCTTTGCCGTGACCGAGCTGGACGAGCCCGACAACGCCAGCTACCACCGCTATGCCGACCTGCACCGCAGCGCGGCGGTCTGGAACGTGGTGGCCGCGCCCGAGTTCTCGCTCACCCTCAAGACCTGGTGCTTCCCGGTCGCGGGCTGTGTCGGCTATCGCGGCTACTTCAATGAGGCCGCGGCGCGGCGCGAGGCGGCCCGGCTCAAGGCGCAGGGGCTGGAAGTGAGCGTGTATGGCGTGCCCGCGTATTCCACGCTGGGCTGGATGAACTGGGCCGGCGGCGATCCGCTGCTGAGCACCTTCATCAACTACCCCGAAGGCGAGCTGGCCCGCATCATCTTTCACGAACTGGCGCACCAGGTGCTGTACGTCCCGGGCGACACCGTCTTCAACGAGTCGTATGCCACGGCGGTCGAGCGGTTGGGGAGCGCGCGCTGGCTGGCCGAGCGGGCCTCGCCGGCAGCGCGCGACGAGTACGCCCGCTTCGACGCGCGGCGCCGGCAGTTTCGCGCCCTGACCCAGGCCACGCGCCGCCAGCTCGCCGCCATTTATAAGGAAAATGAGGCTGCAGCCCTTGATAAATCTAAACTGGTAGCTATGAAAAACAGAGCGCTACAGGAATTCCGGGATAGTTATGCAAAGCTCAAGGCGTCGTGGGGCGGCTACGCGGGCTACGACGCGTGGGTGGCCGGCGCCAACAACGCCTCGTTTGGTGCCCAGGCCGCCTACGACGAGCTGGTGCCCGCCTTCGAGGCGCTGTTCGCGCGGGGCGGCGGCAACTGGCCGCGATTTTATGATGCGGTCAAACGGCTCGCGGCGCTGCCAAAAGACGAACGAATCAAGGCCCTGGAACCCAACGGGCCGCTTCACGGGGAGAGCAGCGGTGGCTGA